Proteins from one Cydia fagiglandana chromosome 13, ilCydFagi1.1, whole genome shotgun sequence genomic window:
- the LOC134670079 gene encoding uncharacterized protein LOC134670079 isoform X1 — MTSAEEFNCILCKETFDNKDELQIHFRKHGDPKFNESIKIKSRVQNETPFANEKSNDASEMVNCDVCDEVFPTISKAITHKHKVHPEHDAKYFCPWCGKLFTMKHLYNKHLHTNHDATDEVPGSKDSHFHCDSCCVYFVVPSAMVYHNKFFHRQDSDLPIIGHSKKQKMVNQDLLPVYYCSFCGEEYINKVNLHKHMCDDHGEENQRPTDVLRCPLCEAVFYHLDAYELHLTFHSSEDLYSETNEMNENEITEFSLETVPPVMERIEDLNSLPDVETDMNAVGIESFLQMAMDEPKDSNQLPEKKSKKHKKHKKSKKSAITLDEFLSMNQDVFGEDLDFQGIEEVPTKVITKQLKVKKPQIPKSGAKHVSSADLQKLQKLGIAVKVPSGNKPSFPKVKSIGQAIKVNPQVKNLVNQPKTNAISASNDVLSKLLNQSSSQLKIVKKSAQEKAPDSETEFKLKTINQHPADTTEALEGMETNSHEKEENGDDAKSNKPQLCIPKTNPNMDQEINDEDTIDDRNDETVNKECANANLNESKLSNVSCNILADHNKNDAIKNISKQITIKPIAQSAPCDEEKRSNTSTSEVDNTDEQNCPSKVLQKTNTLDTLKSLNSGITIKSLKNVSVPETNKNSTIGNEKTDAMYKKDNALNTENNHVKKSDNINKELSIQKTSPALALQSISKNITIKSMSPLTNHPKDDVYSDECDDKAFNNPEDGTLIDHQSNSKGDKVKEQSAPITAPHVLKNISKNILIKQTSPLLKHTKEDDPSDEHNESDFDNLKCDTIVENQRINKNDKVTEQSVPITSSSHMLKNISKNITIKPMSPIIKQPKEDVPSDEHYDSDFDNLEDDTSTENKNKSDKSIEQSNHLTSTSQVLKNISKNITVKSMSPLIKHSKDIPNDEHTDSDFDNPEDDGPIDNKNKSEKNREQSVLTSSSHMLKNISKSLTIKPMSPMMKQTKDDVPQDEDNDSKFDNFEDDTPLKNDNHHSSALDRLKNKSNINIKTVPSSLANKKTFGNINENVTGDETHKMTKIQSSNNILKNLKNITAKPVLTNKTISQLGTVKSNNTPDAIKQGNVVTQSLHTKEINQDIEIYNIDDSDDEYEQQKTNKVESTQIKKEPIKANINSPAVLNAIKNMSKHITLKSSNNQVTPKVVFKKEETFSEQFSDEIEMHDDGEFSSNDDFEQILDTSHKPTLINKGTQNKNDNFNNVLKQLGQQVTVKSKNAFNQSNIQTVHPSQHFNRDNVANDTDSDEEPYTGKVKITEVTEDDDNIEHENDFNAGIVTQSPEDSGDEQFTKGMNDMDDYSNQNIKVRLNENLKPNSQGLLKNISKNITIKSLSEKTVDSSENLSKANQSNLCKELVMKPVTQTRPDITNDSEQASTSNMHNNKRNAGPGTSSPNSSTAQQKLTKSGAVNTVNKEVKVKTFQSETVIEEITTTVTKTIRRVNQTTVNQQVFNASKVSPAPRMVKPQTGPRMPNIYSSNNLKGLTVRQPTPRTVQPNPRTVRPKIRQPAPVRPPSSTVVRPSVSNQLVPMRPSVTQIRPMNAPRMPVKNMPQQPRPVGRPLKISPNVANQTLKRPGNEEPPGHFSCFKKPKESLIPGNETAETSSNFHYASSSQTSKFCSTSQTGKGNSVVTSTQMKAQSVTQQQKGNSVVTSTQMKAQSVTQQQKGNSVVTSTQMKAQSVTQQQQINRLGNISGLKVAKTCQVSRVETTEMSPSKRTALEAIEKLQKQGLLIKKPRVEEDPDPPNSDGEEHEQYDDYDYDE; from the exons ATGACTTCGGCAGAAGAATTTAATTGCATTTTGTGCAAAGAAACGTTCGATAATAAGGACGAATTACAAATTCATTTCAG GAAACATGGTGATCCTAAGTTTAATGAAAGCATCAAGATCAAAAGCCGTGTTCAGAATGAGACGCCGTTTGCGAATGAAAAGTCGAACGACGCGTCAGAAATGGTGAACTGCGATGTATGCGACGAAGTGTTTCCTACTATATCTAAAGCCATAACTCACAAGCATAAAGTCCACCCGGAGCACGATGCGAAGTACTTCTGTCCTTGGTGCGGGAAGCTCTTCACGATGAAG CACCTATATAATAAACATTTACATACAAACCATGATGCTACGGACGAGGTACCCGGAAGCAAAGATAGTCATTTCCACTGTGATAGCTGTTGTGTATACTTTGTGGTTCCATCCGCTATGGTGTACCACAACAAATTCTTTCATAGACAAGACTCGGATCTACCCATTATTGGACACTCGAAGAAACAGAAGATGGTGAATCAG GATCTACTGCCAGTATATTACTGTTCATTCTGTGGAGAGGAATATATTAACAAAGTTAATTTACAT AAACATATGTGTGACGATCACGGGGAAGAGAACCAACGTCCAACAGATGTATTACGGTGTCCCCTCTGTGAAGCCGTTTTCTATCATTTGGACGCCTATGAGTTACATCTCACCTTCCACTCTTCAGAAGACTTGTACAGTGAAACAAATGAAAT GAATGAGAATGAAATAACAGAATTCTCTCTTGAGACTGTCCCCCCGGTTATGGAAAGGATTGAAGATTTGAATAGTTTACCTGATGTTGAGACTGATATGAATGCTGTTGGAATC GAAAGTTTTCTCCAAATGGCTATGGATGAACCAAAGGACAGTAATCAGCTCCCTGAAAAAAAGTCCAAGAAACATAAAAAGCACAAAAAATCTAAGAAATCGGCCATTACTCTTGATGAGTTCTTAAGTATGAACCAGGATGTATTTGGCGAAGATCTAGATTTCCAAGGTATTGAGGAAGTTCCTACAAAGGTAATAACAAAACAACTTAAAGTTAAAAAGCCGCAAATTCCAAAATCAGGTGCAAAACATGTGTCATCTGCGGACTTGCAAAAGTTACAAAAGTTAGGTATTGCTGTTAAAGTTCCGTCTGGTAACAAACCATCATTTCCAAAAGTTAAATCAATAGGCCAAGCCATTAAAGTTAACCCGCAGGTTAAAAATCTCGTGAATCAGCCAAAAACAAACGCTATTAGTGCATCAAATGATGTTCTATCAAaattacttaatcaaagtaGCAGTCAATTGAAAATAGTCAAGAAGTCTGCACAAGAGAAAGCGCCCGATAGCGAAACTGAATTcaaactaaaaacaataaatcaaCACCCTGCTGATACTACGGAAGCCCTTGAAGGCATGGAAACTAATAGTCATGAAAAAGAAGAAAATGGCGATGACGCCAAATCTAATAAACCACAATTATGTATTCCTAAAACAAACCCAAACATGGATCAAGAGATCAATGATGAAGATACTATAGACGATAGGAATGATGAAACCGTGAATAAAGAATGCGCAAACGCAAATTTAAATGAAAGCAAGTTATCAAATGTAAGCTGTAACATTTTGGCTGACCATAATAAGAATGacgcaattaaaaatattagcaAACAAATAACAATCAAACCTATCGCTCAATCAGCACCATGTGATGAAGAAAAGAGGTCTAATACTTCCACATCAGAAGTAGATAACACAGATGAACAAAATTGTCCAAGTAAAGTTCTGCAAAAAACGAATACTTTAGACACATTAAAGAGTTTGAACAGTGGTATTACTATTAAGTCACTCAAAAATGTTAGTGTTCCagaaactaataaaaacagCACAATAGGTAACGAAAAGACTGATGCGATGTACAAAAAAGATAATGCCCTTAATACTGAGAATAATCATGTAAAAAAGTCTGACAACATAAATAAAGAACTATCTATTCAAAAAACATCGCCTGCCCTAGCATTGCAAAGTATAAGTAAAAACATAACAATCAAATCTATGTCACCCCTTACAAATCACCCAAAGGATGACGTTTATAGTGACGAATGTGATGATAAGGCTTTTAACAATCCTGAAGACGGTACATTAATTGATCACCAAAGTAACAGTAAAGGCGACAAAGTTAAGGAGCAATCTGCTCCCATTACGGCTCCCCACGTCTTAAAGAATATTagtaaaaacatattaataaaacaaacgTCACCCCTACTGAAACACACAAAAGAAGATGATCCTAGCGACGAACATAATGAAAGTGATTTTGATAATCTCAAATGCGACACAATAGTTGAAAATCAACGTATCAATAAAAACGACAAAGTTACGGAGCAATCTGTTCCTATTACTTCGTCTTCTCACATGTTAAAGAATATTAGCAAAAACATAACAATAAAACCCATGTCACCCATAATAAAACAACCAAAAGAGGATGTCCCTAGCGACGAACACTATGATAGTGATTTTGATAATCTGGAAGACGATACAtcaacggaaaataaaaataaaagcgacAAAAGTATAGAACAGTCTAATCACTTGACATCGACTTCCCAAGTCCTAAAGAACATCAGTAAAAATATAACAGTAAAATCCATGTCACCCCTAATAAAACACTCAAAAGATATTCCTAATGACGAACATACAGACAGTGATTTTGATAATCCAGAAGACGATGGACCaattgataataaaaacaaaagcgAAAAAAATAGAGAACAATCTGTTCTCACATCATCGTCCCACATGTTAAAGAATATTAGTAAATCCTTAACAATTAAGCCCATGTCGCCAATGATGAAACAAACAAAAGATGACGTTCCTCAAGATGAGGATAATGATAGTAAGTTTGACAATTTCGAAGATGATACACCATTAAAAAATGATAATCATCATAGCTCTGCTTTGGATAGACTGAAGAACAAGTCCAATATCAACATAAAAACTGTCCCATCATCACTCGCCAACAAAAAAACATTTGGAAACATAAATGAAAATGTAACTGGCGATGAAACGCACAAGATGACTAAAATTCAGTCcagtaataatattttaaagaatttgaaaaatataacgGCGAAACCAGTACTTACTAATAAAACTATTAGTCAACTAGGAACAGTGAAATCAAATAACACGCCTGATGCTATAAAGCAAGGTAATGTTGTTACACAGTCTTTGCACACAAAAGAAATTAACCAAGATATTGAAATTTACAATATTGATGACTCTGATGATGAATACGAACaacaaaaaacaaacaaagTAGAATCTACCCAAATCAAAAAAGAACCTATTAAAGCTAACATTAACTCACCTGCCGTTTTAAATGCTATAAAAAATATGAGTAAACATATTACTCTCAAGTCTTCAAACAATCAAGTTACGCCAAAAGTAGTTTTCAAAAAGGAAGAAACGTTTTCAGAGCAGTTTTCAGATGAAATTGAAATGCATGATGATGGGGAGTTTAGTTctaatgatgattttgaacaGATATTGGATACATCACATAAACCAACATTAATCAACAAAGGTACCCAGAATAAAAACgataattttaacaatgttcttaaacaGTTGGGTCAACAAGTTACAGTAAAATCAAAAAATGCATTCAATCAATCAAATATTCAAACTGTTCACCCTTCACAACATTTCAACCGAGACAATGTTGCGAATGATACTGATAGTGACGAGGAGCCGTACACTGGTAAAGTAAAAATAACAGAAGTAACTGAAGATGACGATAACATCGAGCACGAAAATGATTTTAACGCGGGGATTGTGACTCAGTCTCCTGAAGATAGTGGCGACGAGCAATTTACAAAAGGAATGAACGATATGGATGATTATAgtaatcaaaatataaaagttagGTTAAATGAAAATCTTAAACCTAATAGCCAAggcttattaaaaaatattagtaaaaatataacaattaaGTCATTAAGTGAAAAAACCGTTGATTCTAGTGAAAATTTATCTAAAGCTAATCAAAGTAATTTGTGTAAAGAATTAGTAATGAAGCCTGTTACACAAACCAGGCCTGACATTACAAATGATAGCGAGCAGGCCAGTACTTCTAATATGCACAATAATAAACGAAACGCCGGTCCTGGCACTTCAAGTCCAAATAGTTCAACTGCGCAGCAGAAACTTACAAAATCTGGCGCAGTGAATACTGTTAACAAAGAAGTTAAAGTGAAAACCTTTCAGTCTGAAACAGTGATAGAAGAAATTACCACAACCGTTACGAAAACCATACGCAGAGTAAACCAAACTACAGTAAATCAGCAGGTTTTTAATGCCAGTAAAGTGTCGCCTGCTCCTAGAATGGTAAAACCGCAGACGGGCCCTAGAATGCCAAATATTTACTCGTCTAACAATCTAAAAGGGCTTACAGTAAGGCAGCCTACTCCTAGGACCGTACAGCCTAATCCTAGGACCGTCCGGCCTAAAATAAGGCAACCGGCTCCTGTTCGACCTCCCTCTAGTACGGTTGTGAGACCATCCGTTTCAAATCAGTTAGTACCTATGCGACCTAGTGTTACGCAAATAAGGCCTATGAATGCTCCAAGAATGCCAGTAAAAAACATGCCACAACAACCGAGACCAGTCGGGCGACCATTAAAAATTTCGCCTAATGTTGCAAATCAGACTTTGAAAAGGCCTGGGAACGAAGAACCGCCAGGACATTTTAGTTGTTTTAAGAAACCAAAAGAATCTCTCATTCCCGGCAATGAGACTGCAGAAACCAGTTCCAACTTCCATTACGCATCTAGTTCACAAACGAGTAAATTCTGTAGTACCAGCCAAACTGGGAAAGGTAACTCTGTTGTAACTTCTACACAAATGAAAGCTCAGTCAGTAACTCAACAGCAAAAAGGTAACTCTGTCGTAACTTCTACACAAATGAAAGCTCAGTCAGTAACTCAACAGCAAAAAGGTAACTCTGTCGTAACTTCTACACAAATGAAAGCTCAGTCAGTAACtcaacaacaacaaataaatagaCTCGGGAACATTTCTGGACTAAAAGTAGCTAAGACCTGTCAAGTAAGCCGGGTGGAGACAACCGAAATGAGCCCTTCAAAACGAACTGCACTGGAGGCTATAGAAAAATTGCAAAAGCAAGGTCTGTTAATAAAGAAGCCCCGGGTTGAAGAAGATCCCGATCCACCAAACTCTGATGGCGAGGAGCATGAACAGTATGATGACTATGATTATGATGAATGA
- the LOC134670079 gene encoding uncharacterized protein LOC134670079 isoform X3, translated as MTSAEEFNCILCKETFDNKDELQIHFRKHGDPKFNESIKIKSRVQNETPFANEKSNDASEMVNCDVCDEVFPTISKAITHKHKVHPEHDAKYFCPWCGKLFTMKHLYNKHLHTNHDATDEVPGSKDSHFHCDSCCVYFVVPSAMVYHNKFFHRQDSDLPIIGHSKKQKMVNQDLLPVYYCSFCGEEYINKVNLHKHMCDDHGEENQRPTDVLRCPLCEAVFYHLDAYELHLTFHSSEDLYSETNEMNENEITEFSLETVPPVMERIEDLNSLPDVETDMNAVGIESFLQMAMDEPKDSNQLPEKKSKKHKKHKKSKKSAITLDEFLSMNQDVFGEDLDFQGIEEVPTKVITKQLKVKKPQIPKSGAKHVSSADLQKLQKLGIAVKVPSGNKPSFPKVKSIGQAIKVNPQVKNLVNQPKTNAISASNDVLSKLLNQSSSQLKIVKKSAQEKAPDSETEFKLKTINQHPADTTEALEGMETNSHEKEENGDDAKSNKPQLCIPKTNPNMDQEINDEDTIDDRNDETVNKECANANLNESKLSNVSCNILADHNKNDAIKNISKQITIKPIAQSAPCDEEKRSNTSTSEVDNTDEQNCPSKVLQKTNTLDTLKSLNSGITIKSLKNVSVPETNKNSTIGNEKTDAMYKKDNALNTENNHVKKSDNINKELSIQKTSPALALQSISKNITIKSMSPLTNHPKDDVYSDECDDKAFNNPEDGTLIDHQSNSKGDKVKEQSAPITAPHVLKNISKNILIKQTSPLLKHTKEDDPSDEHNESDFDNLKCDTIVENQRINKNDKVTEQSVPITSSSHMLKNISKNITIKPMSPIIKQPKEDVPSDEHYDSDFDNLEDDTSTENKNKSDKSIEQSNHLTSTSQVLKNISKNITVKSMSPLIKHSKDIPNDEHTDSDFDNPEDDGPIDNKNKSEKNREQSVLTSSSHMLKNISKSLTIKPMSPMMKQTKDDVPQDEDNDSKFDNFEDDTPLKNDNHHSSALDRLKNKSNINIKTVPSSLANKKTFGNINENVTGDETHKMTKIQSSNNILKNLKNITAKPVLTNKTISQLGTVKSNNTPDAIKQGNVVTQSLHTKEINQDIEIYNIDDSDDEYEQQKTNKVESTQIKKEPIKANINSPAVLNAIKNMSKHITLKSSNNQVTPKVVFKKEETFSEQFSDEIEMHDDGEFSSNDDFEQILDTSHKPTLINKGTQNKNDNFNNVLKQLGQQVTVKSKNAFNQSNIQTVHPSQHFNRDNVANDTDSDEEPYTGKVKITEVTEDDDNIEHENDFNAGIVTQSPEDSGDEQFTKGMNDMDDYSNQNIKVRLNENLKPNSQGLLKNISKNITIKSLSEKTVDSSENLSKANQSNLCKELVMKPVTQTRPDITNDSEQASTSNMHNNKRNAGPGTSSPNSSTAQQKLTKSGAVNTVNKEVKVKTFQSETVIEEITTTVTKTIRRVNQTTVNQQVFNASKVSPAPRMVKPQTGPRMPNIYSSNNLKGLTVRQPTPRTVQPNPRTVRPKIRQPAPVRPPSSTVVRPSVSNQLVPMRPSVTQIRPMNAPRMPVKNMPQQPRPVGRPLKISPNVANQTLKRPGNEEPPGHFSCFKKPKESLIPGNETAETSSNFHYASSSQTSKFCSTSQTGKGNSVVTSTQMKAQSVTQQQQINRLGNISGLKVAKTCQVSRVETTEMSPSKRTALEAIEKLQKQGLLIKKPRVEEDPDPPNSDGEEHEQYDDYDYDE; from the exons ATGACTTCGGCAGAAGAATTTAATTGCATTTTGTGCAAAGAAACGTTCGATAATAAGGACGAATTACAAATTCATTTCAG GAAACATGGTGATCCTAAGTTTAATGAAAGCATCAAGATCAAAAGCCGTGTTCAGAATGAGACGCCGTTTGCGAATGAAAAGTCGAACGACGCGTCAGAAATGGTGAACTGCGATGTATGCGACGAAGTGTTTCCTACTATATCTAAAGCCATAACTCACAAGCATAAAGTCCACCCGGAGCACGATGCGAAGTACTTCTGTCCTTGGTGCGGGAAGCTCTTCACGATGAAG CACCTATATAATAAACATTTACATACAAACCATGATGCTACGGACGAGGTACCCGGAAGCAAAGATAGTCATTTCCACTGTGATAGCTGTTGTGTATACTTTGTGGTTCCATCCGCTATGGTGTACCACAACAAATTCTTTCATAGACAAGACTCGGATCTACCCATTATTGGACACTCGAAGAAACAGAAGATGGTGAATCAG GATCTACTGCCAGTATATTACTGTTCATTCTGTGGAGAGGAATATATTAACAAAGTTAATTTACAT AAACATATGTGTGACGATCACGGGGAAGAGAACCAACGTCCAACAGATGTATTACGGTGTCCCCTCTGTGAAGCCGTTTTCTATCATTTGGACGCCTATGAGTTACATCTCACCTTCCACTCTTCAGAAGACTTGTACAGTGAAACAAATGAAAT GAATGAGAATGAAATAACAGAATTCTCTCTTGAGACTGTCCCCCCGGTTATGGAAAGGATTGAAGATTTGAATAGTTTACCTGATGTTGAGACTGATATGAATGCTGTTGGAATC GAAAGTTTTCTCCAAATGGCTATGGATGAACCAAAGGACAGTAATCAGCTCCCTGAAAAAAAGTCCAAGAAACATAAAAAGCACAAAAAATCTAAGAAATCGGCCATTACTCTTGATGAGTTCTTAAGTATGAACCAGGATGTATTTGGCGAAGATCTAGATTTCCAAGGTATTGAGGAAGTTCCTACAAAGGTAATAACAAAACAACTTAAAGTTAAAAAGCCGCAAATTCCAAAATCAGGTGCAAAACATGTGTCATCTGCGGACTTGCAAAAGTTACAAAAGTTAGGTATTGCTGTTAAAGTTCCGTCTGGTAACAAACCATCATTTCCAAAAGTTAAATCAATAGGCCAAGCCATTAAAGTTAACCCGCAGGTTAAAAATCTCGTGAATCAGCCAAAAACAAACGCTATTAGTGCATCAAATGATGTTCTATCAAaattacttaatcaaagtaGCAGTCAATTGAAAATAGTCAAGAAGTCTGCACAAGAGAAAGCGCCCGATAGCGAAACTGAATTcaaactaaaaacaataaatcaaCACCCTGCTGATACTACGGAAGCCCTTGAAGGCATGGAAACTAATAGTCATGAAAAAGAAGAAAATGGCGATGACGCCAAATCTAATAAACCACAATTATGTATTCCTAAAACAAACCCAAACATGGATCAAGAGATCAATGATGAAGATACTATAGACGATAGGAATGATGAAACCGTGAATAAAGAATGCGCAAACGCAAATTTAAATGAAAGCAAGTTATCAAATGTAAGCTGTAACATTTTGGCTGACCATAATAAGAATGacgcaattaaaaatattagcaAACAAATAACAATCAAACCTATCGCTCAATCAGCACCATGTGATGAAGAAAAGAGGTCTAATACTTCCACATCAGAAGTAGATAACACAGATGAACAAAATTGTCCAAGTAAAGTTCTGCAAAAAACGAATACTTTAGACACATTAAAGAGTTTGAACAGTGGTATTACTATTAAGTCACTCAAAAATGTTAGTGTTCCagaaactaataaaaacagCACAATAGGTAACGAAAAGACTGATGCGATGTACAAAAAAGATAATGCCCTTAATACTGAGAATAATCATGTAAAAAAGTCTGACAACATAAATAAAGAACTATCTATTCAAAAAACATCGCCTGCCCTAGCATTGCAAAGTATAAGTAAAAACATAACAATCAAATCTATGTCACCCCTTACAAATCACCCAAAGGATGACGTTTATAGTGACGAATGTGATGATAAGGCTTTTAACAATCCTGAAGACGGTACATTAATTGATCACCAAAGTAACAGTAAAGGCGACAAAGTTAAGGAGCAATCTGCTCCCATTACGGCTCCCCACGTCTTAAAGAATATTagtaaaaacatattaataaaacaaacgTCACCCCTACTGAAACACACAAAAGAAGATGATCCTAGCGACGAACATAATGAAAGTGATTTTGATAATCTCAAATGCGACACAATAGTTGAAAATCAACGTATCAATAAAAACGACAAAGTTACGGAGCAATCTGTTCCTATTACTTCGTCTTCTCACATGTTAAAGAATATTAGCAAAAACATAACAATAAAACCCATGTCACCCATAATAAAACAACCAAAAGAGGATGTCCCTAGCGACGAACACTATGATAGTGATTTTGATAATCTGGAAGACGATACAtcaacggaaaataaaaataaaagcgacAAAAGTATAGAACAGTCTAATCACTTGACATCGACTTCCCAAGTCCTAAAGAACATCAGTAAAAATATAACAGTAAAATCCATGTCACCCCTAATAAAACACTCAAAAGATATTCCTAATGACGAACATACAGACAGTGATTTTGATAATCCAGAAGACGATGGACCaattgataataaaaacaaaagcgAAAAAAATAGAGAACAATCTGTTCTCACATCATCGTCCCACATGTTAAAGAATATTAGTAAATCCTTAACAATTAAGCCCATGTCGCCAATGATGAAACAAACAAAAGATGACGTTCCTCAAGATGAGGATAATGATAGTAAGTTTGACAATTTCGAAGATGATACACCATTAAAAAATGATAATCATCATAGCTCTGCTTTGGATAGACTGAAGAACAAGTCCAATATCAACATAAAAACTGTCCCATCATCACTCGCCAACAAAAAAACATTTGGAAACATAAATGAAAATGTAACTGGCGATGAAACGCACAAGATGACTAAAATTCAGTCcagtaataatattttaaagaatttgaaaaatataacgGCGAAACCAGTACTTACTAATAAAACTATTAGTCAACTAGGAACAGTGAAATCAAATAACACGCCTGATGCTATAAAGCAAGGTAATGTTGTTACACAGTCTTTGCACACAAAAGAAATTAACCAAGATATTGAAATTTACAATATTGATGACTCTGATGATGAATACGAACaacaaaaaacaaacaaagTAGAATCTACCCAAATCAAAAAAGAACCTATTAAAGCTAACATTAACTCACCTGCCGTTTTAAATGCTATAAAAAATATGAGTAAACATATTACTCTCAAGTCTTCAAACAATCAAGTTACGCCAAAAGTAGTTTTCAAAAAGGAAGAAACGTTTTCAGAGCAGTTTTCAGATGAAATTGAAATGCATGATGATGGGGAGTTTAGTTctaatgatgattttgaacaGATATTGGATACATCACATAAACCAACATTAATCAACAAAGGTACCCAGAATAAAAACgataattttaacaatgttcttaaacaGTTGGGTCAACAAGTTACAGTAAAATCAAAAAATGCATTCAATCAATCAAATATTCAAACTGTTCACCCTTCACAACATTTCAACCGAGACAATGTTGCGAATGATACTGATAGTGACGAGGAGCCGTACACTGGTAAAGTAAAAATAACAGAAGTAACTGAAGATGACGATAACATCGAGCACGAAAATGATTTTAACGCGGGGATTGTGACTCAGTCTCCTGAAGATAGTGGCGACGAGCAATTTACAAAAGGAATGAACGATATGGATGATTATAgtaatcaaaatataaaagttagGTTAAATGAAAATCTTAAACCTAATAGCCAAggcttattaaaaaatattagtaaaaatataacaattaaGTCATTAAGTGAAAAAACCGTTGATTCTAGTGAAAATTTATCTAAAGCTAATCAAAGTAATTTGTGTAAAGAATTAGTAATGAAGCCTGTTACACAAACCAGGCCTGACATTACAAATGATAGCGAGCAGGCCAGTACTTCTAATATGCACAATAATAAACGAAACGCCGGTCCTGGCACTTCAAGTCCAAATAGTTCAACTGCGCAGCAGAAACTTACAAAATCTGGCGCAGTGAATACTGTTAACAAAGAAGTTAAAGTGAAAACCTTTCAGTCTGAAACAGTGATAGAAGAAATTACCACAACCGTTACGAAAACCATACGCAGAGTAAACCAAACTACAGTAAATCAGCAGGTTTTTAATGCCAGTAAAGTGTCGCCTGCTCCTAGAATGGTAAAACCGCAGACGGGCCCTAGAATGCCAAATATTTACTCGTCTAACAATCTAAAAGGGCTTACAGTAAGGCAGCCTACTCCTAGGACCGTACAGCCTAATCCTAGGACCGTCCGGCCTAAAATAAGGCAACCGGCTCCTGTTCGACCTCCCTCTAGTACGGTTGTGAGACCATCCGTTTCAAATCAGTTAGTACCTATGCGACCTAGTGTTACGCAAATAAGGCCTATGAATGCTCCAAGAATGCCAGTAAAAAACATGCCACAACAACCGAGACCAGTCGGGCGACCATTAAAAATTTCGCCTAATGTTGCAAATCAGACTTTGAAAAGGCCTGGGAACGAAGAACCGCCAGGACATTTTAGTTGTTTTAAGAAACCAAAAGAATCTCTCATTCCCGGCAATGAGACTGCAGAAACCAGTTCCAACTTCCATTACGCATCTAGTTCACAAACGAGTAAATTCTGTAGTACCAGCCAAACTGGGAAAG GTAACTCTGTCGTAACTTCTACACAAATGAAAGCTCAGTCAGTAACtcaacaacaacaaataaatagaCTCGGGAACATTTCTGGACTAAAAGTAGCTAAGACCTGTCAAGTAAGCCGGGTGGAGACAACCGAAATGAGCCCTTCAAAACGAACTGCACTGGAGGCTATAGAAAAATTGCAAAAGCAAGGTCTGTTAATAAAGAAGCCCCGGGTTGAAGAAGATCCCGATCCACCAAACTCTGATGGCGAGGAGCATGAACAGTATGATGACTATGATTATGATGAATGA